A window of Rhodospirillaceae bacterium genomic DNA:
TGAAAATATTTCACGCAGGCTTGGTGGCTCACAACTTGCGCCCCGGCGTCTTTAAAAATCTGCCCGCCGCGCACGTGGTCCCAATGGTTGTGGGAATACACCAGATACTTAATCGGCTGATCGGTCACCTTACGGATTTCGGTCATATAGGTGTCGGCAACGTCAGGGTTGACGGGGTCCGTAGCGATCACACCTTCGTCGGTGACAATAAAGATGTTGCGCGCGCCCTGTTTGGTGAACGTGTATACCCCGTTGCCCAGGTCCACGGTTGTGGCGCTACCGAAGTTGAGAGGAACTCTGGTCGTGGCTTGGCCACGCTCGCTAACCATCGTGGCTTGGCCACGCTCAGTTATCGTGGCTTGGCCCCGTTCTTGCGCGCTTACAGCAACAGCACACAGGCCGACACCTGCGATCGCCAATGTTGTCAGCCAAGATCTAAAGTGCACCATATATCCCTCCGTATCTCCGCATCGCAGCCCCTGTTCTACCAGTTGTGTCTGGCCGCGCGGTTCTCTTAATATGTAATCACACTACGCTGATCAGCAGCGCGGATAAAACAAGGGGCGGTCGAATGGCGAAGAGTGGATATGCAGGCGCAATGCGGATGGCGACGGTTGGGGTCACCGATCTGGACCGGGCTCTGGGACTGTTCCGCAATATCATGGAGCTTAAGGTCGAGCGTGAGGGCCATTTATCCGGCTCTTTGTTGTCGGCCTGGGGACTGCCGTCTGGCATTTCCGGGCGTTTTGCTGAGCTATCCTGCAAGGGCTATCCGCTCGGCTGGTTGCGGTTGATCCAGTATCAACCCATCGCGCATGAGAAAGTCCGACTCGACTTTGGCGATGAGAACGCCGACTCCGGCACCGATGTGGGCGTCAAAGCCATCGACTTTTACGTTAAAGACCCCATCGCGCCTTATGTCGAAAAAATAGAACACGCGGGCTACAAGTTCCGCTCACCGCCAGTGAAACACCAGATCGGCGACACGGTCAGCGAAGAATGTTTGTTCTCCGGCCCGGATGGGGTGCCGGTTCTCATTATGGTCGGGCATGTTCACGCCGAGACCTCCATGCGGCCCGGTTCGCCGGATGGACCGTTCTCAGAAATTCCAACCATCTCGGTTGTCGCAGGTGATTTGGAGGAAACCCGCCGCTTCTACAAAGAAGGGCTCGGCCTTGTGGCCGTGGCCGATGCGGAAACCGGAGATGAGTACCGCGATAAAGTGGATGATCTCACAGGCGTGCCCCATGGCACGCGCATTCACTTTCTGCTCTGGGCCGATGAAGGCGAAGCCAGCGGTAAAATCCTTTGCGTACATTTCTTTGACCGCACCGGTAAGCGTCTGGTTGATCGCATGAAGCCAGGCAAGCTTGGCTTCTCATTGCTCACCCATGACACCGATGACATCGCCGCCCTGCATGACCGCTTATCCGAGATGGGCTATGAAATCGTTCAGCCGCCTATCGATATCAAAGGCGACGGCGCCCCCTATAAAATGATGCTGGTCAAAGGCCCCAACGAAGAGATGTTTGAGTTTACGCAGCGCTGAGTCTGGCAAACAAACCGGGAGCCTGAGGATGGACATTAGACCGGCACAAGAAACCGACATCGTTGCCCTGGTCGAGTTGTTTCAAAGTTCTATCGAAACGCAAGCCTCCGAACATTATACAGAGGCGCAAGTGGAAGCGTGGTCGGGACGGGCGACGGAAACCAGCTTTCAAGATTTTATCCTCGGCCCGACAACATTTGTGGCGGTGGATGAGTCCGGTCCGATGGGCTTCTGCGGGTATGCCAAAGATGGTCATATCACCTCGCTCTATATTCGACCCGACTGCAAGGGGCAGGGGGTTGGGCGTGCGCTGTTGCAGCATGTCCTCGACCGTGCCAGCGCTGATGGCGTCAACGCCTTTCATGCGGAAGCCAGCGCTATGGCCATACCGCTGTTTGAGAAGCTGGGCTTTGAAAAAGCCGGGTTCGATCACATCACGGTCGGTGATGTGAAATTCAAACGCCAGTTGATGGCGCTCAAGGACCAGACCTAAAACAATACAAAATCCACACCGGCGATCAGGGCTGCATAACGTGCGCCTTTGCCAATCGCCACCAGTACAACAAACACATCAAACCGCACCCGCAAAATGCCCGCGATCACCGTCAGGGCATCGCCGCCAATAGGCAGCCACGACAGCAACAAAGACCACACACCGTATTTGTTAAACCACGCTTCGCCTTTCACCATTTGCGCGGGCGAGGCCGGCCACCATTTGCGATCCTGAAAGTGAGCGGCATAGCGGCCGAGCACCCAGTTCACCGCAGCCCCCAAGGTGTTGCCGGTGGTTGCGGCGGTCCAAAGGGCGAGACGGTTCAGATCTTCATCGGCCAGCGCGGCGCTCACAACGACCTCCGAAAAGAAGGGCAGAATGGTGGCGGCGAGAAAGGCAGTCCCAAAAACGGCGGCGAGGGTCAGAAGCATGTGACGGGGTATCAGGCTCCGTCTTGCAGATCAAGAACCGGCTTAATAGCTCTCTTGAAGCTGCCTGCGTGAGCGCCGTTCGCCAGACCGTGCTCCGTCTCCTCCTGGCCCGGTAAACTCTGCGTCTTTGGGCGGAATCCAAACCGTTGGTTGCCAGCTTGCCACGTCCGTTGCAACAGCTGTGATGTCGGCGTCGGTAAATGCCGCTTTTAGACGCGCTTCTGTTGCGGATGCGAGCGCGACAAACGCAACCCGGCCACGCGAAGCATTGTCTTTGTATAGGGCATACCAGAACAAAGCCTGCGGGCGATTTCTCAAGGCGTCTGGTCCGTCAAGATAAACGGCGGCCAAAGCGCCTTGGGCTTCTGTACGTCCCCCTTCTGCCGCGCGACGCAGCCATACCAGCGCGTTGAGTTGATCCGTGACGGCATCAGGGGCCGCGTTCTGGAGAAGACATTCACCCAGCGCCTGTTGTGCCCCTTCATAGCCGGGACCCTAGTGCGCCAGTGTTTGCAATGGGGCCAGCGTTTTCTGGCAGTCACCGTTCGCTTTCTGCTCCATGGTCCGGCGGTATAAGGCATTGAAATCCACAGTGCCAAAACCGCCACCGCGTTCCGTCATCTGAGCGTTACTGTCGCCCATTCCATCCCCTGGGCCGCCCCCGCGTTTACCGCGTGGCCCATCAGACGCGCAGGCGGAGAACAGGAGGGCAGTGATACTTGCCATAACGGCTGTGCGAGCGAGCACGTTCATCTTAGACGTCAAAATGTTCTTCCTTAAAAGTAATATGAGGCTCAGTAAACGAGGCTCAATCAACGATGCGCCAGGCGCCGTCGGGTTGAAGGCAGGCAATGCCATAGGCCGTTTCGCTGCGGCCCCCAATGGTCACCGCCTGGCTGAATTCACGACAGGGCTGGCCGCTGGGAGCCGTGCCTGTGCGCAAGACCGTTACGCTGCCTGACTGGGGGCCGTCATTCCAGGTGATGGTTTCACCCCGGGTGGCCCGGGTGGCTTCGATCATGGATTGCTCATGGGCGCGTTGCTGGGATTCAGTCGCCGAGTTGAGAATGGCCAGTGTCACGGCAGCGAGTCCTAAAAACACAAGGGCGTCATTGTCTGTAGTGTAGTGGCCATAGCCATAATAGCGCCTGTTATAACGCCCATACCGCTGGTGCCGGTCGCTGCGCCACGGTCGACTGTGTACATACTTTACGGGGACCACACGGGTCTGTTTGACGATCACGGTTGTGCCGGGGCTATCCCGCCAGACGACATTTCTGGCGGCACTGGCGTGCGGCACAGATGTGACCATCATGACTGCCGCCAGGGGCAGAGCCAGCTGTTTAAAGGCAAAGTGTTTGAACATCAGGAGACCCTCCAAAGCTATAGCGTCTGAACATCGCAGCAAAACGCTAGGTCCAAGTTGTGTTCAGAATGTGTCCAGCTCAGGTTTTTTTGGTAACGGCGTGTAACCCGGTGGTCTTACCTGTGCGGAGCCCTTCAGCGTCTTGACCCTTTTGCCCCAGCCCCTTAAGCACGATGGGTAACACCATTTGTTCTGGGGGGCCTATGTCAGACCGCATTGGCGCTATTGATATTGTCGTCAACATCCGCACGCCGCGTGAGTTTGAGGAAGGGCGCATCTCCTCCGATTCCTCTTTCCAGGAAAAGGTCCGCCAGGACGGATCCATCCGTCAGGGCGTGGAGATCGAGGATTACCTCAAGCTGATGGATGAGGTAGGCATCGACCGTTCGTTCCTGATCGCGGTGCGGTGTGGAGATCTCAACGTCAAAGGCTCAACCGAGATCACCTATGAGCGTGTCGCCGAAGTGGTGCAAAAGCACCCGGACCGTTTTTCCGGTCTGGCGGGGATTGATCCGACCAAAGGCATGACACAGCTGCGCGAGTTGGAAACAGCCGTCAAAGATTATGGTTTCGTTGGCGCGCATTGGTATCCCCATTGGTTTGCCATGGCCCCGGACGCTGCCCAGATTTATCCAACCTACGCCAAGTGTTGCGAGCTGGATATTCCGATCATGCTGCAAGTGGGCCAGAACCTGATTTATTCCAAAGACCGTCGCCTGCCGTCGGTCGGCCGCCCGATCACGCTGGATCAAGTGGCGATTGATTTCCCAGAGCTGAAAATCATCGGCATTCATCTCGGCACGCCCTGGGCCGAGGAAATGATCGCCATGTGCTGGAAACACGAGAACGTTTACATGGCCGGGGATGCCTATGCACCCAAGTATTGGCCGCCCGCGGTGGTGCATTACGCCAACACGTATGGCCAGGATAAGTTTTTGTTCGGCACCGATTTCCCTGTGGTTGATCCGCGCCGGGCTATTCAGGAAGTCGATGGTCATGGGTTTCGCGACATTCCGAAAAAGAAAGTGCTCCGCGATAATGCTATTCGCTTGTTCAACCTGCCGGATAAACCGGCGATCAACGGGTAACGGCCAAGCGGGCCCGGCCCCTTGTCTTGCTGTTGTCCTGCTGTAGTCCTGGCCTTGTCTTGGCACGTGAGGCGGTGATAAAGACTGTCATTATCTTGTTACTTTAGCCTCTTCCACCACCGGGTAAGCCTATGATTCCAAGTAAACAAGCGGATACGGTCACCCAGGCCCTTCATATTCTCAGTCAGCGCAATCCACCTGCGGAAGTGGCTGCTGCGGTTGAGCGCCTTCAGCGGGTGATTGCCACGTACGCGGGCGATGATGATGCTTTTGTGCCCGTGGACTTTACAGAGAGTGATCTCAACGAAGCCATGCGCGTCTTTGAAGCCGCCGCGCGCAAGGAAATTTCTGGGTATGCCGAGGCTACTAAAACCGCCAATCAGACCTTCCGTTCGAAAATGAATGCGGCCGTCGATCAGAAAGAGCGGGTCAAGTGCCGCACCACTCTGATTGTCGAACAGGTTGTCGTGGTTGCTAAAAAACTAGGCTAGCCGCCAAAACCCCTTCTATTCTCGTAAAAGTAGAACCACCCCCTTCACTGCGTCAGGGGTTGATTTATAGCCTCAACGCCCCCTAAAAATGTTTCGGCTCAACGCAATATCTTGACCCAAGCCCCAGGGATGAGCTGACATACGGCTGGGGCATCATAAGAAACGGGCAGCGAACCTGTCTTAAAAATCGGACAGTGAACTGTCGAGAAAATTGACAGCGCCCCTGTTGCAAAAAGAGTGTGGAGACCTGGGATGGCAAAAACCCGTAATATATTTATTTCCTTCCAGCAGCTTCGTCCTGAGAAGGGGGATGACAAGGTCCGTGAAACCATTGAGGAGCTAGGGTGTTCCTGGGCTAAGCTCGGGCGCGGCATTTACTATATGCATGGCGAGTACGACGCTCAGTACGTTGGCAACAAAGTCTGGGGGGCGCTGAACATGGATGACAAGCTGGTGGTGATCGACAGCACCAACAACGATGCCCGTTGGTACAATATCAAACCGGAAATTTCTAAGTTCATGATGGATAACTGGCATTCCGAGTGATCGGCTTGCGGCACCACCCTGACTTTATCAGCCCGTCAAGTCTGTTTGATCCTCTCCTTTTTTTCTCACTTTGACTCCTATCAAGGGATTGTCCCTGTCAGACGCCTAGACTGGTTTGGTGTCGGCTCATGTATGCTGAGTCATCAGAAAACAGGCGAGGGGGGAAACCGCCATGTTTGAAACCGTTTCCAAAGCCCAGACATTGGACGATAAGACCTTCAATGCGGCGAAGGATGATCGGCGCATTCGGCTCATCAACCTGCAACAGCGGTTGCGCCGCGAGCCTTGCCCGGTGTTTGTGCAGTTCACGGGCATCAAAGGGGCTGGCCGTATTCAAGTGGCCAATCTGCTAACGCATTGGATGGATCCCCGGTGGATCCGCGTGCACGCGTTTCGGGATCGCACAGACGTTGAGCTGGAGCAGCCTCCTTATTACCGCTATTGGCAGGCGTTGGTGCCAGCCGGAAGTATTGGTCTGTACTTTCATGCGTGGTGGGAGACGGCCCTCAAGAAACGTATGGCGGGTTTGTTTACTGAAGAGACCTTCATCGCGGCGTTGAACCGGATTGAAAAATTCGAGAGCACGTTGGCCGCGGAAGGCGCGTTGCATTTCAAAGTGTGGTTTCACCTCAGCAAAGACTCACAGCAGGAACGACTTAAGAACCTCAACGATGATCCTTTGGAAACGTGGCGCGTCGATGCCCAGGATTGGCGCAAAGTTGCGCAATACGACCACTATGTAGAGGCGGCGGAAGTCGCGCTGCGGGCCACCTCGACCGCTCAGGCTCCGTGGCACTTGATTGAAGGCAGCGATCCCAACCATCGCGCTGCCGCATGCATAGATATGTTTGCCGGTGCTCTGGAAGCGCATTTAGACGCGCGCAAAGCAAACGCGAAAAAATCAGTACAAAAGAAAGCGGCTGTTACGCCGCCCAAACTGACCGATACTCAAAGCTCGGTTTTGGGGGGCTTAGATATGAGCCCGGATGTTTCAAAAGAGATGTTTTCTGAGGCCAGAAAAATTCAGGAAACGCGCCTTGGTATCATTCAAGCGAAAGCGCGCGATGCTGGCATTTCAAGCGTGCTGGTGTTTGAAGGCTGGGATGCCGCCGGGAAGGGCGGCACCATTCGCCATCTCACCCACGGGATTGACCTGCGGGATTATCAAGTGGTCCCCGTTGCGGCGCCCACCGATGAAGAGCAGGCCCAGCATTACCTGTGGCGGTTTTGGCGGCGTCTGGGCCGGGCTGGCACGCTCACCGTGTTTGACCGCTCCTGGTATGGGCGGGTTCTGGTTGAGTGGGTCGAGGGTTTGATCTGCGAGGAGGCGTTACAGCGCGCTTACGGTGAGATCAACGAGTTTGAGACTAAGCTGGCTGACAATGGGGCCGTTGTTCTGAAGTTCTGGTTGCACATTACCCCGGAGGAACAACTCAAGCGGTTCAATAAGCGCGCCAAGGTCCCGTACAAACAATGGAAATTGACCGACGAAGATTGGCGCAACCGCGAGAAGTGGGATCAGTACGAAGCGGCTGTGCATACCATGGTCGAGCGCACGTCAACGGGGCAGGCGCCCTGGCACCTGATCCCCGCCAATTCAAAACGCTACGCCCGACTGCGGATTGTTGATCTGTACATTGAAGCGCTGGAACGCCGCCTGGAACAAGACCGCCGCCAGAGGGATTAATTCTGCTCATCGCGCACAGCGCGTCTGTTCCACGTGAAGGGCAGGGCTAAGCCGAATAAGGCAGCTTGAAGCGCTAACGCATGAACAAAACGGGCTTCAGGGGCTCCGAGTAAGCCAGCTGCAACGGTGTTCCAACCCCACAGAACCAGCACAGCGCCAATCAGCAGAGTCAGGCCCATGATCGCGAGAATACGGCCATAGCCACGTTTATGTAATGGTGTTTCTAAGTTAGTCATCTTGATCTTCTCCTTCGGTGGCTAATCGCTCATCAAGAGCGGTTTGTAATTTATTCAACGTGCGCAACGTCACGACCAAGTCCTTCTCTGGCACGACGGTTGCCAATTCCTGGAGCGCAACCACCTCCCGGTCTTTCATGGCCGCAAAGGCGCGTTTGCCGTTCGCGGTTAAGCCCATCAGGGAGGAGCGTTTGTGACTGGGGTTTTTTTTAAATGTTAGCAAACCAGCCTGTGCCACCTGATCCGCGAGGGTTTGAATGTGTTGACGGCTGACACGTTTGTTTTTGGCAACATCCGGAACGGTTTGCGCTCCGCCTTCCGCAAGGCTCTCCATTACGGCGCGCATGGCAGACGTGATTCCTACATCTGCGTGCAGCGCGTCTCCTGTGGCTTTCAGACGGTTAAAGCAGGCGCGGATAGACCGGATGACAGCGTCTAAGGTTTGAGGTTTTGCCACGAGGTCATACCTCCGCGGTCGAGGCTGCGTTTGGCTGGGATACGGGCAGTCCAGCGAGCGGCAGCGCCAAAAGCCAGGCAATACTTTCGCTTTGCTGTGGGCTAACAGATTCCAGCCCCAGGTGGGTAGGCGCCTCGCCGTCCCGCGCGGTCGCGCGATAGGTACCGAACATCCGATCCCAAAAAGAAAATGTTGCGCCAAAGTTGCTATCCGTCTCGGCCTGCCAGTTTGAATGATGAATGCGATGCATCGCAGGCGTGACAAGACCCCAGCGCAAGGCGCGGTCCACAGGCTTTGGCAAGCGCACGTTAGTATGGGTGAATACCGCCATACCGGAATCGAGGATTTCATAGAGAATCACCGCTTCCACTGGAATCCCGAAGGCGACCACGCACGGCAGGATCAGCGCCGCCGAGATGATGAACTCTACGGGATGCATCCGCACCGCCGTTGTCACATCCATGTCTGTGTCGGTGTGATGGACGGCGTGCAGCCGCCACAGCCAGGGCGCTTTATGGAACGCGATGTGAATCATATAAGATAAGAGACTACGTAAGAGGATGCCTGCAGCAATCGCGAGTCCAGCCGGGATCAATGGGTCGTTCAAAAGGCCAGTTCCGCGTTCTGCAGCATAATCTGCGGCCATAAGGGCACTCACGGGCAGAACACCGAGGGTCAATACGCACAACACAGTCAGCATGAGATTGCTGCGCCACCGGATGCCGCGTGCCGCGGGTTTATCTGTCAGCCATAGCTCCATCAGACCCAACCCGGCAAACAGGCTGAAAAAGATCAGGTACTGTAAACTCTCGGCGTTATCACGCAAAAAAACGTCCATGACCATGACCTAACTAAATGACAATATACCTGTCAAATATTATATGACAATAGTGTTGTCAATAAAGTTTTTGAGAGCTTGAATATTGTCAGGCGAGTTTGCTGATCTGATTCTCTGCTACGTCCGCGTCATTTGAGTTTCGCTATAGCCCGGGCATCAACCTCGGCCATCTTCTGCACATAGCCACCGGTATACTCGGCTTTGACAGCGGCCACGATGTCCGGGTCCGCGGTGTCGGGATGGCCACAGGCAAACGGTGGGGCCGGGGCGTATTCCATGCCCAACTGAATCGACTTGGCGATTTTTTCGCTGCGCAGTTCGGCGGCCACCGTCAAGGCAAAGTCCAGGGCCGCGGTAACGCCGCCGCCAGTGATGCGGTTGCGGTCAATCACCACGCGCGCGGGGTCTGGGGTTGCGCCAAACGGGCTCAGGCGGTTTAACGACACCCAGTGTGTTGTCGCGCGGTAACCGTCAATCAAACCCGCTGCGCCCAGCACCAAGGTGCCGGTGCACACGGCTGTCACATAATGGCTGTGGTGGCGTGATCACGCAGGTGCTCCAGCAGCACGTCATCGCCCATGGCCTTCACATGCCCCACCCCACCGGGCACGCACATTACATCTAATTTGATGTTGTTTTCGCGCAACGCAGTCCATGTGGTCGTCGGCACAATGGTCATGCCGCTTGCTGTAACCGGCGTCAGATCATGCGCCACCAGATGTGTGGTGGCATTGGGCAGACGCTTGAACACATCCCAGGGTCCGGCGAAATCCATCAACGTGGCCTTGTCGAACAGCACGATGCCGATGTTCAGCGGCGAATACTCAGTCTGTGCGGGTGTTATCGTGGCCGGTGTTATCGTGGTCCGTGTCATAACGGCACCTCCTTTTTTTTGGGGGTGCCCAGACGAACGGCGCAACCGGACTTAACTGTATCTCAGCAGTCCGAGTCGCACTTCCCAGTGGTCAGCCACCTTGCGTTCCTTATACGTCAGAACGGTTTTCGTCAGTCATGCAACGCTGCAATAATATTCCGCGTGCTGATGCCATGCAACGGGCGAGCGTCTCTTGTGTATATTTTTTACGCTTTCCCTTGCGTCCGGCTATAGCCCTATTAGACTCACAAAATCAAACTCAGGGGAGCTGTAAAAATGACACCATCCAACGTGCGCAACGGGATGTTGCGTAAAAAGACATTAGGTTTGGCCAGCGCTTTATGCGTCGGGTTGTTCAGCCTGTCTGCCTGTGCCCAAACTCCAACGCCGCAATTGGTCATGCCCGACGGCAGCTATTCGACCGTGCCGCTGGAAAAAGACACCGTGGTCGTCAAAGTGGTGCAAAACGCGCCTATCAACTTGCAACAGGCCCCGACCATCGCCGAGGGGTTAGCCACCAATGTGGAGCGCATGGCCTACTGGATCAACCGGGCGTGCACCGAGGGCAATAAGCCTGACTTCATTCTGTTTAACGAATTTCCACTGACCGGATATTCCTCCGGCTCTCGTGATGAAAAACTGAAATTCACCATTCAAGTGCCCGGCCCGGAAACAAAACGCATCGGTGAGCTGGCGAAGGAGTGTGACACGTACATCATCTTCGGCAGTTACGCGACCGACCCGGAGTGGCCGGGACATATCCTCAGCCTTAATCCGGTGATTGGCCGCGATGGCGAAATCAAGGCCACCTACTGGAAATCACGCAATGTGATCCGGTTGGGCGATGACGGTGAAATTCCAACCACCACCCTTGAGAACGTGCGTGATAAATTCCGTGCCAAGTACGGCATCGAAGAAGAATTCCCGGTTCTTAAAACCGAATACGGCAACATCGCCGTCAGCACCGTACAAATTGATCCGTTTGTGTTTGCCGCCTATGCCATGCGCGGGGTCGAAATTATGATGCGTACCGCAACGTTGTTTTCAAAAGTCGATGTGCAGGCCATCGCCTTTTACAACGACATGTATTCGGCCATGTCCAACATCATCTTTCCACCAGAGTCCGGCGTGCCGGCCAGCTTTGGCGGCCAGTCTTTGATTGTTGGGCCAGATGGTAAAGTGTTGGCGGAAGACCCCAGCAACAACGAAAGCTTCATCGAAGCTGAAATTCCCATTGCCGAATTCCGCAAGGGCCGCACCATCCCGCGTTATCCGTTGGAAGTGGTGGCACCGGTGTTTGATCAATATCAACAGGAAATTCCGCTCAACCATTTAGACTTGCCGCGTGATCAGTTGCCGCAGTCTCGTGATGATATGAAGAATTTGCTCGATGGTCAGAGTCGCTGGTTGAATAAGTAGGGGTTGAATAAGTAGGTGCTAAATCAGTAAGCGCTAAATCAGTAAGCGCTTCACAAGGACGTCACTGACTGAACACCTGGGCTATTGATTTAATAAAGGAACACGCTTTCTGCATCTGACTGGTATAAGCCCCTACCATAAATACATGCAGATCAGGTTCGGTGGCTGGCAACAGTCACTGAGGTTAGGGTCGGACTTTGGTCATTCGGTGCATCGGGTGAGCGGGTTCGGCCCTAACTTTTTCTGGCCCCATTGTTCGGTTTGAGCGGTGCTCTTGTTTGAGCTGAATCAAGGTTATCGCCGCCGCGATGGTTCAGAATTGGCGTAATATTCCCCGTCCCGCCGATTGAAGGAGGCCACCATGAATCATAAACATCGCAAGGTTTTACATGCGCTGTTTGCGCACCCAGTTAGCGCCAACATTAGTTTCAATCAAGTTGAGTCAGTGTTAGGGGAACTGGGGGCGGACGTTTCGTCCACCCATACCGGCAAAGTGTCAGTCAAACTCAAGGGCCATACCGCGAACTTCAGTCACGCCAGCCATAGCTTACCGCCACAGGAAGTGACCCAAATTCGCAAGTTTATTGAAACCTGCGGTGTTGATCCGGAACGCGATTATCCACTTTAAACAGGGCTAAACCGCGACCGCATACAAGACGGGCGGAAAGGGGCATAATATGATGACCGGTATTGATCTGGTGCATTACCTGCACATCGTTGCTTTTGCCGTCATCGTCGGGCTTGAGCTGCCAGTCCTCTATGCCGTGCGGCTCTCCCGGCGGACTGACGTGAGTGCGGATGCGCAAGCCCTTGTGGCCCAGGTGCGCCGTTGGAGCTACGCCGTCAGTGGCCTGCTGCTGGTCACGTTTTTGCCCTTTGGGGTGTCCATCGCCATCGATATTGGTGTGTATACTTTGATGTCACCTAGGTGGTTAACAGCCACATGGAGTGTGGCGCTGGCCTGGCTGCTGATTGTGCTGATTGCGGAAGTGTCCGGCAACGCGGCCTTTGCCCGCCGCACCTACACCACTGAAATTGTGTTGCGGTTCATAATCGGTCTTGGTCATGTTTATGATGGCATTGTCGGTTTTCTCGGTACGGGCATGATTCAAACCAATTGGCTTGCCGCCAAGGTGGTGTTGTTTGGCCTCATGCTGATGGTCAGCAGCCTCTTGCGGTGGCAGACACGGCCGCTGCGGTTTTACAAAGCCTCCGATGGTGCAGTAGAGGCCGAGGTGCTCTCGGCCGCCCATGTGAAATGGGGCAGTTACGCCATTGTTGCTATGGCGTTGATGGCCGCCTGGATGGGTGCGATCAAGCCCGAGATCAAACCATGGTAACGGCGCTGCGCGGTCTAGCTTTCGTCGCTGTGATGCTCAGTTTTATAACCGCACCCTCAATGGTGTTGGCGCAAGGTAACCCCGAGCGCGGGGCTTTGTTGTATCGCGAATGTGCGCCTTGTCATTCCTTGTACCGCGACGGGCGACAAGCGGGCCCGCCGCTGCGGGGCGTGTTCGGACGGCAAGCCGGCACGGTGCCAGATTTTTCGTATTCAGAGGCTTTGCGTGCGTCCGGTATCATTTGGACCGATGAAACCTTGAAGG
This region includes:
- a CDS encoding DJ-1/PfpI family protein produces the protein MCTGTLVLGAAGLIDGYRATTHWVSLNRLSPFGATPDPARVVIDRNRITGGGVTAALDFALTVAAELRSEKIAKSIQLGMEYAPAPPFACGHPDTADPDIVAAVKAEYTGGYVQKMAEVDARAIAKLK
- a CDS encoding VOC family protein: MAKSGYAGAMRMATVGVTDLDRALGLFRNIMELKVEREGHLSGSLLSAWGLPSGISGRFAELSCKGYPLGWLRLIQYQPIAHEKVRLDFGDENADSGTDVGVKAIDFYVKDPIAPYVEKIEHAGYKFRSPPVKHQIGDTVSEECLFSGPDGVPVLIMVGHVHAETSMRPGSPDGPFSEIPTISVVAGDLEETRRFYKEGLGLVAVADAETGDEYRDKVDDLTGVPHGTRIHFLLWADEGEASGKILCVHFFDRTGKRLVDRMKPGKLGFSLLTHDTDDIAALHDRLSEMGYEIVQPPIDIKGDGAPYKMMLVKGPNEEMFEFTQR
- a CDS encoding amidohydrolase family protein, which translates into the protein MSDRIGAIDIVVNIRTPREFEEGRISSDSSFQEKVRQDGSIRQGVEIEDYLKLMDEVGIDRSFLIAVRCGDLNVKGSTEITYERVAEVVQKHPDRFSGLAGIDPTKGMTQLRELETAVKDYGFVGAHWYPHWFAMAPDAAQIYPTYAKCCELDIPIMLQVGQNLIYSKDRRLPSVGRPITLDQVAIDFPELKIIGIHLGTPWAEEMIAMCWKHENVYMAGDAYAPKYWPPAVVHYANTYGQDKFLFGTDFPVVDPRRAIQEVDGHGFRDIPKKKVLRDNAIRLFNLPDKPAING
- a CDS encoding DJ-1/PfpI family protein, whose product is MTRTTITPATITPAQTEYSPLNIGIVLFDKATLMDFAGPWDVFKRLPNATTHLVAHDLTPVTASGMTIVPTTTWTALRENNIKLDVMCVPGGVGHVKAMGDDVLLEHLRDHATTAIM
- the pap gene encoding polyphosphate:AMP phosphotransferase, whose protein sequence is MFETVSKAQTLDDKTFNAAKDDRRIRLINLQQRLRREPCPVFVQFTGIKGAGRIQVANLLTHWMDPRWIRVHAFRDRTDVELEQPPYYRYWQALVPAGSIGLYFHAWWETALKKRMAGLFTEETFIAALNRIEKFESTLAAEGALHFKVWFHLSKDSQQERLKNLNDDPLETWRVDAQDWRKVAQYDHYVEAAEVALRATSTAQAPWHLIEGSDPNHRAAACIDMFAGALEAHLDARKANAKKSVQKKAAVTPPKLTDTQSSVLGGLDMSPDVSKEMFSEARKIQETRLGIIQAKARDAGISSVLVFEGWDAAGKGGTIRHLTHGIDLRDYQVVPVAAPTDEEQAQHYLWRFWRRLGRAGTLTVFDRSWYGRVLVEWVEGLICEEALQRAYGEINEFETKLADNGAVVLKFWLHITPEEQLKRFNKRAKVPYKQWKLTDEDWRNREKWDQYEAAVHTMVERTSTGQAPWHLIPANSKRYARLRIVDLYIEALERRLEQDRRQRD
- a CDS encoding sterol desaturase family protein, which gives rise to MDVFLRDNAESLQYLIFFSLFAGLGLMELWLTDKPAARGIRWRSNLMLTVLCVLTLGVLPVSALMAADYAAERGTGLLNDPLIPAGLAIAAGILLRSLLSYMIHIAFHKAPWLWRLHAVHHTDTDMDVTTAVRMHPVEFIISAALILPCVVAFGIPVEAVILYEILDSGMAVFTHTNVRLPKPVDRALRWGLVTPAMHRIHHSNWQAETDSNFGATFSFWDRMFGTYRATARDGEAPTHLGLESVSPQQSESIAWLLALPLAGLPVSQPNAASTAEV
- a CDS encoding GNAT family N-acetyltransferase: MDIRPAQETDIVALVELFQSSIETQASEHYTEAQVEAWSGRATETSFQDFILGPTTFVAVDESGPMGFCGYAKDGHITSLYIRPDCKGQGVGRALLQHVLDRASADGVNAFHAEASAMAIPLFEKLGFEKAGFDHITVGDVKFKRQLMALKDQT
- a CDS encoding MarR family winged helix-turn-helix transcriptional regulator, translating into MAKPQTLDAVIRSIRACFNRLKATGDALHADVGITSAMRAVMESLAEGGAQTVPDVAKNKRVSRQHIQTLADQVAQAGLLTFKKNPSHKRSSLMGLTANGKRAFAAMKDREVVALQELATVVPEKDLVVTLRTLNKLQTALDERLATEGEDQDD
- a CDS encoding YqaA family protein, which produces MLLTLAAVFGTAFLAATILPFFSEVVVSAALADEDLNRLALWTAATTGNTLGAAVNWVLGRYAAHFQDRKWWPASPAQMVKGEAWFNKYGVWSLLLSWLPIGGDALTVIAGILRVRFDVFVVLVAIGKGARYAALIAGVDFVLF